Sequence from the Thermincola ferriacetica genome:
TATCCGCCCCCGATTTAACTGCCATTTCCACCACTTTACCACTCATTTTATTAGTGGTCTCCAAATCAACAAATGACAAAGACGCTCCACAGCATTCTGTTTTAAACGGCCAATCTACCGGTTCCGCGCCCAAAGCCGCCACGATGTCATCCATAATATGTGGATTCTCAGCATCGTCCACATGAGCTACTTTAGGTGGCTTAACATAGTAACAACCGTAATAGGATGCAACTTTCAAACCCTTTAAAGGCTTCTTGACTTTCTCAGCAATTTTCTCCATGCCTTGATTGGCAAAGGCCTCGAAAACAGTCAGTACTTTGCTGGTACCTTTTAGCTCCGCCCCAATGGCTTTGTTTATTTTCTCTCTCATTTCGGGGCTGGTATTTATTTCATGGTTAACCCAGATTAAGCGCTGCCAGCATGCCGCACAAGGCGCCACAACATCAAGCCCTTCTTTTTCCGCCGGAACCAGGGTTTTCGCCGGAACAGCCAGGCCAAGAAGATGTCCAAAACTGTGGGCCGAACTCGCACCACAGCAAGCCCAGTCCGGAATTTCCCAAAGTTCAATATCGAGAGCCTTACAGACAGCCTTTACTGACATGTCAAAACCTTTAGCCGTTGAGTGGAGAGAACAGCCGGGATAATAGGCGTATTTCACTATTTTTCACCCTCCATTCTCTCGATGTTCTCCATTATTTCTTTGATTACGCCGCGGTTCTTCGTTTTGGGCGGGAAAAACGCAAGATTCCCTTTCAGGAGAGTTTGCGGCCCGAGGTCCACCAGGCTTAATCCATAGCCGGTTTTCAAAGTATACCCGACTATAAAGCTGAACTCATACATACGCCCCCATTTGGCAATATTGTCCATAAACATTTGATGGAAAATATTTGCCGTCTTAGCGTATTCGGTAATATTTTTCTTCTTGGACATAATTCGCAAAGCATCCATCACCCGTGCAATATCAATATCACGCGGGCACCGGGCTGTACATGTGGAACAGAGTACGCAAGTCCAGATGGTTTTGGTCCTTAAGACCTCGTCTTCCATCCCCAACTGCACCATCCTCATGACGCGGTTCGGTGAGACGTCAAATCCCTTGCACCGGTGTACCGCACAGCCGGCCGAACATTTGCCGCACTGGTAGCATTTGCGTACATCCTGACCACTCATCCTGTAAACCCGTTCAACGAAGTCACTGTGGTCTCTTTGCACCTGAGATAAATTTACAGTTTCACTCATCTCCCCTAACCCCTCTTTATAGAAATTTGTTAAGCAAATACATCCGTCTTCCGGCGATCCCCCCTTAAAAGGTTAAATTTTAATATTTATAAGTTTTTTCCATGTGAAATGATGTACATGGTTACCAATTGGGACATACTGTCCTTATATTTCTATTCTATATGGGCCGAATAATTCCTTTTTTATTTTCGATAATTTTGCGAATATTAAATAAAATTGTAAATAAAGCAAAAAAATCCGGTTTTAAACAAGAATTTACATGGTCTAATTTGCAATTTGAAGCAAAAAAATTAGAGGGAATTCCCTCTGTGAAATAAAGTCAGCTCTTAATTGAAAACCTTCATCAGAACCTTTCTCAGAAATTGCGGCAATCTTATAAAGTAAACTCGCAACTCTCTCACCCCTTTTCAGTACGTCTGGATATATAATATTACAGATACGTTTTCGGGGTGACTGTCCAAACTATATGGATTTAATTTTGCAGTTTAAATTGCAGCGAAAACTCTCCGTTCACCCAGTCCCCATCGTCCCACATTCTTTCCAGTTTAACGGTGCTGCGGCATCTATCCCAGAGTTCGCAATGACTGGGGGCTACTGTCAAATAACCGTAGTAACAAATCTCACAAGGATTGATTTTTAACCTCTCTCTAAGTCTCACTGTATCAAGTTCAAACAAACGGGCCAGTATTTCGTTACATTCCGCTTCGGCCGCTTCAAGTTCTTTCTGGACCCGAAGAAGTTCTTCCAGCAAGCCTCGGTATGTCTTTAAGTATTTCAAAGTCTTTCCCAACGAACCCACCTGGCTTCCGGTATTGTCAATATTTTGGTGCTTTGATGTTAATATTTCGGTACTTTGATGTTGCTCACCATGAGAAACGACAAAATTACCATCGCTACAGGATAAACCAACAGAGGCAGTTTATTGCTTAACAGAATCAATAAAGCCATTAAACTGCCTGCCGCCGTAATAGGCACTCCTACAAAATAGGTAGAGATGTTCAATACATTAAAACGGGCCAGGCGAATTGCCCCGCACAGCGAAAAAGCCAAAGCCAGCGCTAAACCCACAAAGCCATGCGGACCCAGTCCCTGTAATTTAGCGGCATAAACCATGATTGCCGGCGCAACACCAAAAGAAACCAAATCAGCCAGAGAATCCAATTCTTTCCCAAAAGGAGAAGCCGCATCCAATCTCCTGGCCAAACGCCCGTCCATAGCGTCAAGAACCATGGAAAACAAAACCATGATAGCAGCCAGTTGAAAATCCCCGGCCATGGTATAAACAAGGGACAAAACACCAAACAAAAGATTGGTTAACGTAAATAAGCAGGGGATGTACTTAGTATTCATTTTTTAACCTCCCAATAACAGTTATGCCGCCGACAACCTTTTGCCCCGGTTTAACTTTTATTTCCACATTTTCAGGTACAATCAATTCTGTGCAGGAACCAAATTTAATTAGTCCGAATAGATCCCCTTGAGCCACTTTATCGCCCGGTTTAACCCAGCAAACTATTCTTCTGGCAATAAATCCTGTAATCTGCGTAACCATTATTTTCAGACGGTCGTTTTCAATCCCCACAAAATTTTTTTCATTTATATCGGAAGCATGGCTTTTAAAAGCGGGTATAAATTTCCCCGGCCGGTAATTTATATATTTAATTTCACCTTCCATCGGACACCTGTTGAGGTGAACATTGAATATTGACAAAAATATACTTACCTTGATAGCCTTGTCACGCAAAAATTCTTTTTCTTCTATTTCTTCTATAGACATAACGGTTCCATCAGCCGGTGAGACAAGCACTTCCTTATCAGTAGGTATAATTCTTTTGGGATTCCTGAAGAAAAATGCAACAAACAAAAATAAAATTCCAGGTATAATGGCAAGCCAAGGGCGGAAAAGATATGTAGCTACCGTTACAACAGCCAGGATGGCCAGACAGGGGAACCCTTCTTTGGCTATAATATAAGGTTGGTTCATATATTTTGGCAACCTCCTGTAAAGTTGATTAAATCTATTCTATCATCATTTCTAAGCATTTAAAAGGGTATAAATCTGTACAAAATTTACATTGCCGTAATTCTACATCGTCTCTTTCTTTTTCAACCTTTGTTTGAGAAACTGATTAATTTCATTAAAGTCGTGAACATAATTAATTGCGTCAATATCAGGCCTTTCTCCCGCCATCCAGTCCCGAATTTTTTGCATTACCGCATAACGGTCGCCTTTAAAATGCCTTTTCACAGGCAAAGAACGCAAAAAGACTTTTCCATATTTCTTTTGTACAATTCTCTTGTCCAGGACAATAACAACACCGGTATCATTCTCTTTCCGAATCAGCCGACCAAAGCCCTGTTTGAACTTAATGACAGCCTGGGGAACCGAATAACTGTAAAACCCGTCCACATTATCTGACGCAAGCTTTTCAACCCGAGCCTGCAGAGTAGGTATGTTGGGCGGTGAAAAAGGCATTTTCACGATTACAACGCAGCTTAGCAAGTCTCCGGGTATATCAACTCCTTCCCAAAAACTACTGGCGCCCAAAAGAAGGCTCTTCCCATTCTTTTTAAATTCTTCAACAAGCCCCCTTCTTCCTCCATCAATGTTATGCCCCAGTACAGTAATCCCTTCCTTTTCCAGTAAAGGAACCAAAAGGTCATAAGTCTTCCGCAGTAGACGGTGCGAAGTAAACAAGCATAAGGTACGACCGTTAAGTATTCTGGCAATCTGCGCCAAAACCGGAGCTATGGCCCCGGCAAACTCCATATCCTCCACTTCCCCGGGACTTGGCAGATCATTGATCACGCACAGCAGCGCCTGTTTTTCATAATTGAAAGGAGCAGCCACATGCAATAATCTTAAGGACTCTTCCGAAGCCAGGTTGAGACCGATTTTTCCAAGAAAATGGGAAAAACTCCCATCCACGCTTAAAGTGGCGGAGGTTAATACCACGCTATTCTTTTCCCGGAAAAACTTTTCCCATAAAAGATTACCAATGTTAATGGGCGCAGCTTTCAAAATAACAGCATCGCTCTTAGTTTCATTAGTCTCGAGCCAGTATACGTAATTAGGTTCCGAACCGTTAAGAATGAACTTGATTTCCTTAACCTTATTTTTTAATGTCTCAGCCAGACATTTGGCTTCTCTTGCCAGGGCAGCCGTTTCCCTGGATTCTTCCTGCATTTCTTCCGAAAAGAAGACGGATAACACTTTGTCCAAATGGCCGCTTAACCGGTCTAACCTGAGGCTTAGATTTTCCCCGGTAATAAGTACGGACTGCCACAATTCATCCTGCAGGTGATAATCCTTAATCCGCACCACTCTTACGGTTTGTTCCGTTTCATCTTCCTCTGCGCCATAGCGGGAGGCGAAAATCCTGGCCCGTTCAGCGAAATCTTCCCCGGTCAACTCCACTTCTTTGCCGGTGGTAATAATACCCTCTAATAACTCCGTGGCTTTTCGCAATAAATCATTGTGCCCCTGTAGGATTTGACTTAAACAATCTTTCATACGGGCTATAAGTCCGAAGCGGCCCCCCCGCCGGTCCTTTTTCAAAATCCTCAACAACCTCTGTAATTCGGCGAAGGAAACCTCATATCCCAGGTAGTCAGTAGCGCTATCCTCAATATGGTGGGCTTCGTCAATAATAATATATTTATAATCGGGTAAAACGTTGTTTTCGCTTTTCATATCAGCGAAAACAAGTGAATGGTTGACAATCAGCAAATCAGCGGCTTCAGCCCGGCGTTTCGCTTGCATAACAAAGCAGCCCCGGTTAAACCACCGGCACTCTGTTCCCAGGCAGGCATCGGGGTCACCGCATACATCCCGCCAATATTCCTGTTCTTCCCCCTGCAAATTGATCTCGGTTTTGTCGCCTGTAGCAGTTTCATTCAGCCATATCAGAATCCTCAAATAGAAGTTTATTTCCCGGTCACCGGACCAATCCCTGTCTTTTATTCGCTGATCCCATTTGCGCAGGCAAAGGTAATTTGTCCGGCCTTTGACAAGGGCAGCATTTATTTTAGCCCCTATAACCCGCTCCAGGTTTGGTATGTCCTGGTTCCATAACTGCTCCTGTAAATTGATGGTATGGGTAGATACAACCACCTTGGCACCCGTTGATTTGTTCCAGTAGAGGGCCGGCAGGAGGTAAGCCAACGATTTTCCTGTGCCCGTACCGGCTTCAATAACCGCGTAAAGTCCCGATTTAAAACAATGTAAAATCTCTTTCAGCATTTGCACCTGCTGCGGCCGGTACTGATAGTTCGGCATCACCTTCCCCAGGCGTCCTTCCGGTCCAAAAAAGGCCGACAGGTCTTCTTCACTTAACCCTAACTCTTCCTGGGCATCGACTGGGGAATTTTCTGCAGAGTCCGCATTGGGAAAAAGTGAAGCGAATTCCTTTTTCCCTTCAAGCAAACCGGCCAGAAACGGATAAGAATACCCCTTTTTAGCCTGGCCGGCTCCTTGCAATGCCAAAGCAGAGATGATTTCGTAGTATGGCCAATCGCTTTTAGCGCCAATAATCTCTAACATCCTTAACAGGTTTTCCGTTCCCAGCCCACGTAAAACTTCGAGGGCAAGGCAAAAAACCTCTTTCGCGGCCAAGGCATCATGAAAGGCCCGATGAGGGCTTCCGTTCAACTGAATTTTCAATGCTTCAACCAGGTTTGCCAGTCGGTAACCGTGCGCTTTGGGCCAAACTAAACGAGCTAATGGCAAAGTGTCATAATATTTGGCTCTAATAAAAACGGGGTGGTAATGCTGCAGAAAATTCAGATCAAACCCGATGTTATGTCCTATAATGATGCTGTCATGAACAAATTCAGCCAGCATCCCGGTTACCTCAGCACAGGCCGGGGCATCAGCAACCATAGATTCGTTAATCCCTGTAAGCTGCTGGATTTTCAATGGTATTTTTTTTTCCGGCTTAACCAGCGACTGAAAGGTTTCCAGTACCCGCCCCTCAGCAAAACGCACAGCCGCCACTTCAATAATTTCCGAATCTGCCGGGTTTAAACCCGTCGTCTCTATGTCTACGGCCACAAAAGTATTTTTTGACATTAAACCACCCAATCAGCGGACTCGTTCTTCCCATCAATTTTATAACATTCCGCAGACAATTACCAGAAGAAACTAATGTTTTCCTCCCGGTTACTTCTCCATACTGCCGTTTAAGGGCTATTTTTTTCTGCTCAGGAGTATTTTATGGTATCCGGTGGAAAAATACATTACACTATAATCAGATAACTTGATCCCAATGCCTAATCTCCTCTCCCTATTTCAGAACTGTGCCTTTGCTAGTACAGTTCTTTTTTTGTCATGCTAAGAAGGGATTATTTTCACAAATACTTTTCTGTTTCTGGGGCCGTCAAATTCACAAAAGTATATGCCCTGCCAGGCGCCCAGTTGCAGGTCCCCGTTACGGATAATGACCATTTGGGAAAAACCCATCATGCTGGCTTTGATATGGGCAGCTGAATTGCCCTCCATATGCCGGTAACCATCGTTCCAGGGCACCATCTTATCCAATTCATATAATATATCCCTGGTTACGCTTGCATCAGCATTTTCATTAATGGTTATGCCGGCTGTCGTATGCGGCACATATATATAGCACACTCCTGATGTAATACCACTGCTTTGTACAATAGCACGGACGTCAGTGGTGATATCGAGCATCTGGTCCCTGGCCCCTGTCCTAATACTTAATTCTTCAAACATATTTTCCACCTCCATGTTTGCTTCTAACCTTACTATACCACTCCTGCATAAAAAAACCTTCTTTTAAAAAGAAGGTTTTAATAACTCTTTATCAAGTTCTGCCAATAATTTAAAAAGAATAATTGGTCCCGCCCAAACAAACCTCTCGTTCAAACTAACTATGGGCAGAGGAATCTGCGGATCATCTATATACTTGGTTATATTCGGAAAATCATCTACTCTTTCATCGTCTATATCGATATATTCCAGATCCACTTTATCAGCATAATCTTCATACTTTTGCTGGATTAATTCCCTGAGGATACGTGCAGCCTCTTCCTGAGACCGTTTAGGACCTCACCTATAATTTTTACACTCATCAACTACTCTTGAGCCGAAAATCCTGATCACAACCCTGTTATCCACTTTCATCCTCCGCTTTTCTATTTACCTGCAGGTTTTTTAGCCTCGGCCTCCTGCCGAGCATTATACACCTCAACCGAAAGTTCTGCTGCCGCAAGTATTGCAGTTATCGCCGCCTGAATCTTTCCCGACAGATACCGGTGAGAAAAGTTGTTTTATATTTTTACTCCCGCATTCCGGGCATTTCACTTTATCCCTTTCTGCTATGGAAATGGCAACGATAAACTTGTTTCCGCAGCTTTGGCAATTAAACTCGTATCTCGGCATATTAGCACCCCCTGTTTTAATTCGTTGTTTTCCACTGCTCAATATATTTTTCCGCCGATACAGCCGCTACAGCTCCATCGCTAACAGCCGTAACCACCTGTCGCAAAGGAGTCACCCTGACATCTCCCGCTGCAAATAAACCAGGCAAGCTTGTCTGCATATTTTGGTCAGTAATAATGTACCCTCTCTCATCCAACTGTACCATATCCTTGACCAGTTCAGAATTTGGCTTTTGCCCGATATAAACAAAAACCCCGTCCACAGCTATAGCTTTTTCTTCCCCGGTGGCCAGGTTCTTTACTTTTATGGCTTCTACCTTGCTATCCCCCAGGATGGAAGTAACCACTGAATTAAGCACTAACTCGATTTGGGGGAATTCTCTTAAACGCTCCTGCACAACCTTGGTGGCGCGAAACTCATTGCGCCTGTGCACCAAATACACCTTTGAAGCAAAGCGGGTCAGGAACATGCCTTCTTCCAAAGCAGCATCCCCTCCGCCAATAACTGCTACTTTCAGACCTTTAAAGAACGCGCCGTCGCAGGTTGCACAGTAGGATACACCTCTGCCCCTGAACCGCTGTTCCCCTTCTACGCCCAAGTTCAATGATTCTGTTCCGGTGGCTATAATAACAGACCTGGCTTTAATATCTTGCCCGGAAACATTGACGAAAAACCACTGTCCATCTTTTTTCAGTTCATTAACTTCCCCAAATTTGGTTTCCAGGCCAAATTTCAAGGCCTGCTGGTGCATGTTCATCATCAGGTCGGGACCGCCAATCCCTTCGGGAAAACCGGGATAGTTTTCTATTTGGTCCGTGGTAGCAGCCTGTCCTCCGGGCATACCCCTTTCAATAAGTATACATTTTAAAGCCGCCCTGGCTGCATACATACCGGCTGTGAGACCGGCCGGCCCACCGCCGATAATTACTATATCATAAACGTCCATCATATCACTTCCTCTCTTTAATTATACTCTCTATTATACCTAACCGTTTCCAATCGACAAGTCTTCTTCGGCAGTGATAATAAAAGCAAATCCTTAAAAAATGGTTATTCCAGGATTTAAACCAAAATTCCTGCTAAACTAAGCAAAATAAAAGAGCATTCCACCATGAATGCCCCAATAAACCAAAAACCAAATCACTAACTTTCAATTATTCCGTCCTAACTTAGTTTTTAACAATTAGTTTCTTTTTACTGACCGGATGAACAAAGCCTACATCGCTGATATCCCTGCCACACTTGGGACAAATCCAGACACTTCCGGCACAGGATGAATAAGAATACTCCAAACAATACGGACACTGCTTCGCCAACAAGAAACCTCACTCACTTTCCAGGCAATACTGGGCAATTTGAACATATAATAACTTTGTAACCAAACCACGTTGCTCCTCTTGAAATTGCCAAAAAGAAAAGAAAAAAGAATAAATTCATTATTCTTAAACCATTATAGGGTTGAAGGAGGGATTTGTCAATGACAAAGGAAAAATTTGTTAAGTATGGTGGGGTAAAGTTTACCAACAAAGTGGAACCAAAGGAAATTAACAACTTCGTCCGCAATCTGCCAGCCGAAAAAAAAGACAGTCTTTTTGAGGTGATTCAGGAACTGGATAAAGCCGGATTGATATCGCTGGAACACGAATTTTCCACCATTGATGATGAGACACTTGAATGGCAGCGGTAAAATTTAAATAGATATTGCGGCGATATTGGAAAATAATACGGTTTCCTGTATAATAAAATGGAGCTCCTCGTTCGGAGCTTTTTTACCTTGGTTAGGAAGTGTTTTGGCCAATGAATTTACCAAATTTGATTACCATTGGACGGATATTATTAATACCGCTGTTTCTGCTGGTCTTTTGGTCAGGGCGGCCCTACAGCATACAATGGGCCATGCTTGTCATGGCCTTGGCCGGCGCCTCCGATATCATTGACGGGTATCTGGCCAGAAAACTGAACCTGATTACATCGATCGGCAAGATTCTCGACCCCCTGGCCGATAAATTAATGATAGCGGCCGCGCTGACTTCGCTGTACCTGGTCGGTTTGGTCCCTCTCTGGCTGTTTTTACTAATAATATTAAAGGAGCTCATCCTGGTACTGGGCAGCGGTTTTGTGGTCTACAAAAGAGAGTATGATGTAAGCGCCAATGCCGGCGGTAAAATTGCAACGGTATCAATTTATGCCGCCCTCTTTTTTGTATCTTTTGGCCTGCCAGCCCAAAATTTATTCCTGTACATGGCCGGCATCATGGCGCTGCTATCT
This genomic interval carries:
- a CDS encoding CoB--CoM heterodisulfide reductase iron-sulfur subunit B family protein, which gives rise to MKYAYYPGCSLHSTAKGFDMSVKAVCKALDIELWEIPDWACCGASSAHSFGHLLGLAVPAKTLVPAEKEGLDVVAPCAACWQRLIWVNHEINTSPEMREKINKAIGAELKGTSKVLTVFEAFANQGMEKIAEKVKKPLKGLKVASYYGCYYVKPPKVAHVDDAENPHIMDDIVAALGAEPVDWPFKTECCGASLSFVDLETTNKMSGKVVEMAVKSGADIIVTACPVCQLNLDMQQTHINKVLGTNFNMPVAYISQLMGYAMGFSDQDLGMNKNYTAYQAALAKIG
- a CDS encoding 4Fe-4S dicluster domain-containing protein yields the protein MSETVNLSQVQRDHSDFVERVYRMSGQDVRKCYQCGKCSAGCAVHRCKGFDVSPNRVMRMVQLGMEDEVLRTKTIWTCVLCSTCTARCPRDIDIARVMDALRIMSKKKNITEYAKTANIFHQMFMDNIAKWGRMYEFSFIVGYTLKTGYGLSLVDLGPQTLLKGNLAFFPPKTKNRGVIKEIMENIERMEGEK
- the pssA gene encoding CDP-diacylglycerol--serine O-phosphatidyltransferase is translated as MNTKYIPCLFTLTNLLFGVLSLVYTMAGDFQLAAIMVLFSMVLDAMDGRLARRLDAASPFGKELDSLADLVSFGVAPAIMVYAAKLQGLGPHGFVGLALALAFSLCGAIRLARFNVLNISTYFVGVPITAAGSLMALLILLSNKLPLLVYPVAMVILSFLMVSNIKVPKY
- a CDS encoding phosphatidylserine decarboxylase family protein; this encodes MNQPYIIAKEGFPCLAILAVVTVATYLFRPWLAIIPGILFLFVAFFFRNPKRIIPTDKEVLVSPADGTVMSIEEIEEKEFLRDKAIKVSIFLSIFNVHLNRCPMEGEIKYINYRPGKFIPAFKSHASDINEKNFVGIENDRLKIMVTQITGFIARRIVCWVKPGDKVAQGDLFGLIKFGSCTELIVPENVEIKVKPGQKVVGGITVIGRLKNEY
- a CDS encoding helicase C-terminal domain-containing protein encodes the protein MSKNTFVAVDIETTGLNPADSEIIEVAAVRFAEGRVLETFQSLVKPEKKIPLKIQQLTGINESMVADAPACAEVTGMLAEFVHDSIIIGHNIGFDLNFLQHYHPVFIRAKYYDTLPLARLVWPKAHGYRLANLVEALKIQLNGSPHRAFHDALAAKEVFCLALEVLRGLGTENLLRMLEIIGAKSDWPYYEIISALALQGAGQAKKGYSYPFLAGLLEGKKEFASLFPNADSAENSPVDAQEELGLSEEDLSAFFGPEGRLGKVMPNYQYRPQQVQMLKEILHCFKSGLYAVIEAGTGTGKSLAYLLPALYWNKSTGAKVVVSTHTINLQEQLWNQDIPNLERVIGAKINAALVKGRTNYLCLRKWDQRIKDRDWSGDREINFYLRILIWLNETATGDKTEINLQGEEQEYWRDVCGDPDACLGTECRWFNRGCFVMQAKRRAEAADLLIVNHSLVFADMKSENNVLPDYKYIIIDEAHHIEDSATDYLGYEVSFAELQRLLRILKKDRRGGRFGLIARMKDCLSQILQGHNDLLRKATELLEGIITTGKEVELTGEDFAERARIFASRYGAEEDETEQTVRVVRIKDYHLQDELWQSVLITGENLSLRLDRLSGHLDKVLSVFFSEEMQEESRETAALAREAKCLAETLKNKVKEIKFILNGSEPNYVYWLETNETKSDAVILKAAPINIGNLLWEKFFREKNSVVLTSATLSVDGSFSHFLGKIGLNLASEESLRLLHVAAPFNYEKQALLCVINDLPSPGEVEDMEFAGAIAPVLAQIARILNGRTLCLFTSHRLLRKTYDLLVPLLEKEGITVLGHNIDGGRRGLVEEFKKNGKSLLLGASSFWEGVDIPGDLLSCVVIVKMPFSPPNIPTLQARVEKLASDNVDGFYSYSVPQAVIKFKQGFGRLIRKENDTGVVIVLDKRIVQKKYGKVFLRSLPVKRHFKGDRYAVMQKIRDWMAGERPDIDAINYVHDFNEINQFLKQRLKKKETM
- a CDS encoding secondary thiamine-phosphate synthase enzyme YjbQ is translated as MFEELSIRTGARDQMLDITTDVRAIVQSSGITSGVCYIYVPHTTAGITINENADASVTRDILYELDKMVPWNDGYRHMEGNSAAHIKASMMGFSQMVIIRNGDLQLGAWQGIYFCEFDGPRNRKVFVKIIPS
- a CDS encoding FmdB family zinc ribbon protein; the protein is MPRYEFNCQSCGNKFIVAISIAERDKVKCPECGSKNIKQLFSPVSVGKDSGGDNCNTCGSRTFG
- the trxB gene encoding thioredoxin-disulfide reductase, encoding MMDVYDIVIIGGGPAGLTAGMYAARAALKCILIERGMPGGQAATTDQIENYPGFPEGIGGPDLMMNMHQQALKFGLETKFGEVNELKKDGQWFFVNVSGQDIKARSVIIATGTESLNLGVEGEQRFRGRGVSYCATCDGAFFKGLKVAVIGGGDAALEEGMFLTRFASKVYLVHRRNEFRATKVVQERLREFPQIELVLNSVVTSILGDSKVEAIKVKNLATGEEKAIAVDGVFVYIGQKPNSELVKDMVQLDERGYIITDQNMQTSLPGLFAAGDVRVTPLRQVVTAVSDGAVAAVSAEKYIEQWKTTN
- the pgsA gene encoding CDP-diacylglycerol--glycerol-3-phosphate 3-phosphatidyltransferase, which gives rise to MNLPNLITIGRILLIPLFLLVFWSGRPYSIQWAMLVMALAGASDIIDGYLARKLNLITSIGKILDPLADKLMIAAALTSLYLVGLVPLWLFLLIILKELILVLGSGFVVYKREYDVSANAGGKIATVSIYAALFFVSFGLPAQNLFLYMAGIMALLSFINYLYRYYCFIHRKTKS